The following DNA comes from Candidatus Flexicrinis proximus.
CGATGCGTTTCTGGCGACAGTGGTAGCGTAGCAGCAAGGACGCGCCGTCCCAAAGCTGACCGGACGCGGAGATAAGCGCCGCCGGAACATCTCGCAGACCGCTACGGCGCTGCACGGCTGGCGCAGAACAGGCGGAGGCGCGGCGTCGAATCGGAGATGTGATCGTGACGAAGCAGACGCTGTGGTCGCCGGCATTCAAGGCGCCGACGACGCTGGACCAACTGGAAAACATCCAGGGCCTGGGGCCGTGGCGGCTGAACGCTTACGGGCGGAAATCCTGGCGGTGATTGCCAAGAACAAAAGCGGAGCGAAGCCGCCTCGCGCCGGCGAGGGCGTTTGGTGCTGCGGACGGATACGGGCTATGTTCTGGCATATTAGAGGAATGGAGCCGGGCACATGAACCGCAAAAGCCCCGTTTGCCGATGAATGGCGCATTGCCTGCTGGGCCGAACACACCAAAACAGACCGTGCGCGAAAAGACCGCGCGACACTAGAAACGCTGACGGGCATCATAAACGGCGTGGAAGTTTCCGCGAGATGACCTGCGGACGCTGATGATCGAGGCGACGATGCGCGCGGAGGACATGCCCAGCGGCTATCTGCCGCCGCTTGACCTGCTCGAACAGCCGCTGCCGAACCGCCACCGCCAGTGCCAATGCCCGCAGTGGCGTCGCGGGTTGGACGTCATGACGCACGACATGGACCAACCGCTGGAGGGCGATGCGCTCAAGGAAGCGGCTTCAGCGCGGGCGTGGGAACAGGGCGTCAAAGAAATGCCGCTGATCCTCGCTGGGCCGC
Coding sequences within:
- a CDS encoding HRDC domain-containing protein, whose product is MTKQTLWSPAFKAPTTLDQLENIQGLGPWRLNAYGRKSWR